The DNA segment TCGAAAATTATCTGAGATTAAGCTTTAGTTAGGTTAAGCCATGTTTGTCTTTAAAGATATTGCTTAACATAGTGCCACCTTTAAGACTTAACACATTGTTTTCACCGTCAGTGATCAACCCCGCACGAGCATCTCTAAACAGTTTCTCCAATGGGTATTCTTTAGTTAAGCCATTACCACCAAACATTTGTAGAGCCTCACTGGTAACATCAACAGAAGTCTTGGTTACGAATGTTTTGGCTGTCGCTGAACCAAGTAAGTGCGGACCATTTGGACCATAGTTATAATTAAAGGCTCGATGAGCCATGGCACGACACGCTTCAACGTTGCGGAACATATCAAATAACCGTACACGAACACTTTGATGATTAATAATTACACCGCCACCTTGTTTTCTTTCATGCACATAGTCTAATGCGTGCTCGTATGCAGCTCTTGCTATGCCTGTATAGGTGACGCTCATTTCCATGTTGCCAAAGGTTAATGAGCCGAAAAAGCTAGGATAAGCAGTGTCTTTACCAGCAATCACATAACTCATAGGCACACGTACTTCATCAAAGTATAATTCGCCTTGTGGTAACGAGCGTAAGCCAAGCTTTTCTAATGGCAGGCCGCGAGAAAAACCAGGTAAATCAAATGGGACAAGTACGCCGACATAATGAAGGCCCCCGTCTTCACGATAGATACCATCACCATAATCACATTGAGTATACATTAAGCCACATTCGGCCAAAGGTGCGCCAGAAACCCATGCAGAGGTTTGCCCTGAGATCACCAGTTCATCGCCATCAACACGGGCAATCAAGTTACCTCGACCATGTTTTGAACCAGGTATTGATTCTGTTTTATCAATATCCAAAACATCACTGCCTCTGTCAGGTTGTGTGCCAATCCAACAGCCGCGTAAATGGGCAAAGCGCTCTATAAGCTCTGCTTTACCGGTACTTACAGCAGTAATCGCGGCAAAGTGAGTTACCATTGATAAAAGTGTTAATCCAGCGTCCCCCCAAGCAAACTCTTCAAGAATAATAGGTAAAATCCGAGCTTTTTCTTCATTGCTCATACCGCCAATGGCTTCTAGATCAAAAATGCCAGATTCATCCAACTTTTGATAAAATTCCCATACAGGAGAATCTTCAGAAACCGCTTGTTCAGCGGTTAACTTATCCATTTTTTCACCAATTGGGCGCATGATATCTTCGGCAAAACGATGTGCAACTTCCTGAATGGCTAACTCTTCTTCGCTCATCATACCTTCAAGCCCAGTAAGACCAAGCTTAGGTAGAGGCACGTCATCAAATACAAACATATTTTCTCTTTAAATTATTGAATATTACTATGCTTTAAACCTAATCCTTTTAGTAACGTTCAGAATCACCCGGTAGGGTGATATTTAGTAAGAAAAATAAAAATAGGTGAGATTTTTGATTAATATTTTATTTTGTTTTTGCAACAAAATCTCGGATTAATTTCGGCCAATGTTGAAGTTCAGAATAACCTTCAGCAATATGAAGTGTTGAATTAGGCAATACTCGGTGTAATTCAGTTGCCGTTTCAAGCGGGTGGCTTGGATCACCGGTCCAAGCCAGAATAAGTACAGGTATATCAATAGACATTAGCTCTTCTTTAGCTGGTAAATCAGTCAAAGCGGCTCCTTTGAAAAGGCTTAATAACGTCCTTCTTTTTATCAGTTTCAGCCCTGCAAATACTCCGTTAACACGCTCTTTCTTAGCTTCAACTAACCACTTTGGTAATAAACGTTCGGGGTTTCTAGCCATGAGTTTTGCTAAAATACGCCCACCAAGTAACCCGCCAAGCTTTGCTAGTTTATGGTAAAAGTTTACTTGCTCAGCTCTGGTATCCCAGGCAGTCGGAGGATTCATCAGGATCATGCCCTTTATTCGATGTGGGGCAAGCATAGCGGAGTAAATAGTAGTAGCACATCCCATGGATTGCCCTCCGGCAAAAAACTTGTCTATTTCTAATGCATTAGCAACGGCTAACATATCATTTGCCAAATTATTCCAACAATAGTCATTAGGTGAAAACGAAGCTTCAGTTTTGCCATGTCCTCTAGCATCATACCGTACAAGCCTTGCTTCGGTTTCTAGCTTGTGCCAATCAAATATATCCAATAAGTTTTCACTCTCAATACTCGCTGTTAAGCCATGCCCCCATACCAACGGTACACCCTCGCCATTAATTTCAACATTAAATTCTAAACCATTTATATTCATCAAGACCTTCTTGAGTTACTTTAATTATTGGCAATAAAAAACCATCAAATTAGATAGATAACTTGATGGTTTAACATGACTTTAGCTTAGTTAATCAAACAGCCAACAATGCTGCTAATTTACGTTCAAAGTAGCATTTCTATCAGTTAGAAATTATAAGTACCTTGCACTGTCACAGTACGCGGCGCATCAGTATAACCAATGTAACCACCGGCTACTAATGGCGTGTCTAAGCCCGCTGAGAACGTTGTCTCATCAGTTAAGTTTTTGCCAATTAGCGAGACATCCCAAGTATCTTCAGCGGATGCCAGCGAAACGGTCATATTTACTTTACTGAACGAGTCTTGCTTTAAGTTTTCATCAAGATCACTATCTACGTAGTATTCATCAGAAAAGTTAACATTTAAACGTGCAGCGAACAATAAAGAGCTGCCAATTTCAGTCTCGTAGTCTAAGAAAATCGATGCTGAAATTTCTGGGGCAAATGGTGTTGTTTCACCTGTTAAGTCACAAACAGATTGCGGGTTAACAGGATCCTTCAGGATTGGTGCCGTACATGGACCATTTGCATAATCATCATAAGTAGAGTCTAAAAATGACATAGAACCGCTTAATGTCCAGCTATCACTTAGCACGTATGCACCATCAAACTCGATACCTTGCGTTGTTGATTCGGCGGCATTACCAACACTAAAGCCAGTACCTGTCCATGACGTTACTTGTAAGTTATCAAATTTGGTATGAAATACAGCCACGTTTAAGCGAGCCAAGCCATCAAGAAAATCAGATTTCAATCCTAATTCAAGCCCTAACGCTTCTTCATCTTCAAACACCATATCTTCTTCAGCCGCAGCTGTATCAGAGTTAAAACCACCGGCTTTAAAGCCCTCTTCAGCAGTAGCATAAAGCATCATGTCTTCATTAATGTCGTACTGAATTTTAACTGAAGGGGTAAAATGCGATTCATCATAACTATCTGTGTATTCAGGTGTTTTAACATTAACACCTAGAGCTACCGCGGTAAATGCGCTGTTTGCATCTGCTGGAATTAAATTATCAAACGTATGATATAACTGTACTTCACCATGGGCGCTTTGACGGAAAACATCTTTTGTATCATCAGTGTAACGGCCGCCAACAGTTAACCTTAGTGCATCAGTAAAATGATAAGTACCTTGGAAGAACGCCGACAACGTTTCGGTTTCTTGGTTAAAGTTAGATACCCTGTCTAACGATTCTGGTGCAAATCCAATATCGGTAAAGCTTAAACCACCTAAAGCATCTCTAGGTGCGTTGTATGCAGGCATTAATGCAGGGGTGATTGACGCAACATCAATGTGAGTTGCTACATCCATTACTAAGTCTGAATCTGAGTAATAAATCCCGGTAATGTAATCAAAGCTGCCACCAAGTGAACTGGCAAATCGTATTTCATGACTGGTTTGATCAAAATCATGGTCATCAGTAGTATGTAAAAACGGGAACGGCATATAATCTAGATCTTGATGTTCAATTGACTCATAAGCACTATAACCGCCAGTATAAGACAAAACCCCACCGGCCAAATCATAATCAATATTTACTGAAACATTATCTGCTTCTACGCCTCTAAATTCACCTTCATAGGCATTATCTGAACTACGGGTATCATCTAAATTGGTTTCAAAATCATCTTGAACCGAAGGAATAACAGCACCCAAGATAAACCCTGCTAACCCATCTAAAGGCTCTGCACTGATAAATTGTGAGGTACTGCCAACACTTTCAGTTTCTGAGTTTTCTGCTTTAAAATGAACAGATAAGTCATCCGTTGGTTGCCAATGCAAAGATAAACGAACAATTGTTTCCTCTGACTGTGGCTCATCTCTATCTAAATTATTATTCACCATGTAACCGTCAGAAGAAGAATCTTTAACAGCTAAGCGATAACCTAACTCATCTGTTATACCTCCAGAAAGTACGCCTGTTAAGCCTTGGCTATTATATTCAGGTTCATATGCGGCAATAACTTTACCTTCAAAGTCTGAACCGGCTTCAGCTTTAGCTGTACTTAGGTTTAATGTACCAGCTATGGTGTTTTTACCAAACAAGATACCTTGCGGACCTCGCAAAATTTCAGCACGTTCCAGGTCTAAAAACGGGGCGCGAAATTGTTTACTTCTCCCCATGTAAATACCATCAATAAACATACCAACAGATTGCTCGAACGAGCGGTTATTACCAGAGCCAACACCACGCATAAAAATATTGGTATTGATCGCATTTTCAGAAATACTTAAGTTAGGCACATAATCAGAAATTTCAGATAAGTCCTGTATAGCTGATTTTTCAATTTTATCGCCGTTTATTGCAGTAATTGACATTGGCACTGATTGAACACTTTGTGAACGCTTCGTTGCCGTTACTTTGATGACTTCAAGACCTTTTAACTTTTCATCTTCGGCCACATCTGCCGCTTTAGCATTACTGGTGATAAAAAGTGTGGCACCAATAGCTAGTGCAAGTTTAGTCTTTCGTAAAGCCTGTGTATTGTTAATAACTTTCATTAAATTCCTCTCCCAAGGTTACTTCTATTTTTGTCGTTGTTATTATTTTTATTTGATGTTTAATTGCTTAATGCATAAATATTGCTCATTTAGCATAAGATTTACGTTGTTCTTTCAAAAATGTTGACAAAACCAGCGCTACCAATTCCTCCATTGTGTTGTAAAGCAATTCTGGCGTTTTCAACTTGTCGTTGACCACACTGCCCTCTTAGCTGCTTAACTAGCTCTGTTATTTGTGCAAGTCCGGTTGCTCCTAATGGATGGCCTTTTGCCATTAGCCCACCAGATGGGCCGATAACAACTTTGCCACCGTAGGTATTCTGTCCTTCTAGAATAAATTTTTCTAAATCATGATCAGCACAAAGCCCCAATGCTGAATAGGTGAATACTTCATTACTGGTAAAGCAGTCGTGTAATTCGATAACATCAATATCATCAGGACCAACTCCAGCACTCTCATAAGCTTGCTTACAAGCTTCTTGACTAAGAGCACCAAAAGTTACATCCAAGACATTTGATTCAAAGTATTGTGGTTTATCACTACACCAACTTGAGCCTTTTAATGTAATATTGATATCTAGGTTATGTTTTTTGGCAAATTCTTCACTACAGACAATCACGCTGGCAGCACCACAACTTGGCGGGCAAGCAAACAGCTTACGCAAGCCACGATAAAGCGGTGGTTGCTCTAAAACTTGCTCAATTGTTAATGGTTCACGATAAATTGCGTAAGGATTAAATTCGGCGTGTTTTCGGGCTTTTACCGCGATACTTGCCAACGCTTGTTCGCTAATACCGTAGTCGTTCATTAAAGCTTCAGCTTGGCAACCAAACATTAATACTGCCGGTGGCAATTGCGCTTCTTGCAGGTCAAGGCTCATCAAATTAACAATGGCATCGGTATGGCGTTGCAGCGGACTTGTTCTGTCTGGATACATCATTTCGATTGCACCCGGCGCCATTTGTTCAAAACCTAATGCCATAACACATTCTGAAATACCGTATTCAATCGCTTGTGCTGCCAAGGCAAACGCAGTAGAGCCACTGGCGCAGTTATTGTTTACATTGGTCACAGGAATACCACTCATGCCTATACCATAAAGTGCAGCTTGTCCTGAGCAGCTATCGCCTTGCACATAGGAGGTAAATGCTTGCTCGATTAAAGAATAATCTAAGCCCGCATCAGTTAATGCTTCTCTTCCCGCATTGGCCCCCATCACCTCGTAACCGTCACTTCGACCAGGCTTTTTAAATGGAACCATCCCTACTCCACAAATTACTACTTTTCTAGCCATTACTTATCCTGTCATGCCAAATATCAGTGTTGTAAAAATCAACTTGTTTTAACGGCTTATTTATTAATAAATCAGTCGTTAATTACAATTAATTACCTTTGTAAATAAGCTAATGCTTAATCAATCACTGTGATTCACCCTATCGGGTGATATTGTTATTTTTTTATTAATCAGATTAATATCCATCTATATCAATGAGTTAAAATTGAAATACAAACTATCTAAAAGTGTTTTTATAAAAAAAAAGCAAAAAAAAAGGTCACTAATAAAGTGACCCATTGCATTTGTTAAAAACTAGTTAAGCATCAATAAATAAACAGTTAATTAACCATGCGATTTTCGCTGTTCCAATACTTTTTACGAATTTCAGTTTTTAATACTTTACCAGCAGGACTACGTGGTAAATCGTCGACAAAATCGATAGATTTAGGCGCTTTTACACTGCCTAATTCTTGTTTAACCAAATTAATTAAGGTTTGCTCTTCAATGATGCTACCCGGTTTGCAAAGTACGATAGCTTTTACAGCTTCACCCCACTTTTCATCGGGAATACCAATTACCGCGCATTCTTGCACTTCAATTTGAGAGTTAAGTACTTGCTCAATTTCATTTGGGAATACATTAAAGCCACCGGTAATGATCATGTCTTTTTTTCGATCAACAATTTGGATATAACCATCTTTATCCATAACACCGACATCACCAGTATGAAGCCAACCATCTATTTGAGCTTCTTGCGTTGCTTCTGGGTTATTGTAATAACCAGGATTAACAATATCGCCTTTGACACAAATTTCTCCAGCCTGCCCCATAGGTAGTGGTTTATTATCATCGTCCATAATTGCGACTTGATTTAAAACACAGGGACGACCGACAGTTTTCAGTCTGTCTTCATTAATTGAACCATCAGGGTTTATATAATCCCACGGCGCTTTTGCACAAATTGCCGCTGGAGCTTCTGATTGCCCAAACACCTCGGTCATAACTGGACCAAAAACCTTTATCGCTTCTTTTAATTTTGATAAAGAAACCGGCGCAGCTGCTACGATAAAATGTTGTAGTGATGAATAGTCATATTTACTTACATCCTCGTGTGCCAGCATCA comes from the Thalassotalea nanhaiensis genome and includes:
- a CDS encoding acyl-CoA dehydrogenase family protein yields the protein MFVFDDVPLPKLGLTGLEGMMSEEELAIQEVAHRFAEDIMRPIGEKMDKLTAEQAVSEDSPVWEFYQKLDESGIFDLEAIGGMSNEEKARILPIILEEFAWGDAGLTLLSMVTHFAAITAVSTGKAELIERFAHLRGCWIGTQPDRGSDVLDIDKTESIPGSKHGRGNLIARVDGDELVISGQTSAWVSGAPLAECGLMYTQCDYGDGIYREDGGLHYVGVLVPFDLPGFSRGLPLEKLGLRSLPQGELYFDEVRVPMSYVIAGKDTAYPSFFGSLTFGNMEMSVTYTGIARAAYEHALDYVHERKQGGGVIINHQSVRVRLFDMFRNVEACRAMAHRAFNYNYGPNGPHLLGSATAKTFVTKTSVDVTSEALQMFGGNGLTKEYPLEKLFRDARAGLITDGENNVLSLKGGTMLSNIFKDKHGLT
- a CDS encoding alpha/beta fold hydrolase — translated: MNINGLEFNVEINGEGVPLVWGHGLTASIESENLLDIFDWHKLETEARLVRYDARGHGKTEASFSPNDYCWNNLANDMLAVANALEIDKFFAGGQSMGCATTIYSAMLAPHRIKGMILMNPPTAWDTRAEQVNFYHKLAKLGGLLGGRILAKLMARNPERLLPKWLVEAKKERVNGVFAGLKLIKRRTLLSLFKGAALTDLPAKEELMSIDIPVLILAWTGDPSHPLETATELHRVLPNSTLHIAEGYSELQHWPKLIRDFVAKTK
- a CDS encoding TonB-dependent receptor, yielding MKVINNTQALRKTKLALAIGATLFITSNAKAADVAEDEKLKGLEVIKVTATKRSQSVQSVPMSITAINGDKIEKSAIQDLSEISDYVPNLSISENAINTNIFMRGVGSGNNRSFEQSVGMFIDGIYMGRSKQFRAPFLDLERAEILRGPQGILFGKNTIAGTLNLSTAKAEAGSDFEGKVIAAYEPEYNSQGLTGVLSGGITDELGYRLAVKDSSSDGYMVNNNLDRDEPQSEETIVRLSLHWQPTDDLSVHFKAENSETESVGSTSQFISAEPLDGLAGFILGAVIPSVQDDFETNLDDTRSSDNAYEGEFRGVEADNVSVNIDYDLAGGVLSYTGGYSAYESIEHQDLDYMPFPFLHTTDDHDFDQTSHEIRFASSLGGSFDYITGIYYSDSDLVMDVATHIDVASITPALMPAYNAPRDALGGLSFTDIGFAPESLDRVSNFNQETETLSAFFQGTYHFTDALRLTVGGRYTDDTKDVFRQSAHGEVQLYHTFDNLIPADANSAFTAVALGVNVKTPEYTDSYDESHFTPSVKIQYDINEDMMLYATAEEGFKAGGFNSDTAAAEEDMVFEDEEALGLELGLKSDFLDGLARLNVAVFHTKFDNLQVTSWTGTGFSVGNAAESTTQGIEFDGAYVLSDSWTLSGSMSFLDSTYDDYANGPCTAPILKDPVNPQSVCDLTGETTPFAPEISASIFLDYETEIGSSLLFAARLNVNFSDEYYVDSDLDENLKQDSFSKVNMTVSLASAEDTWDVSLIGKNLTDETTFSAGLDTPLVAGGYIGYTDAPRTVTVQGTYNF
- a CDS encoding thiolase C-terminal domain-containing protein encodes the protein MARKVVICGVGMVPFKKPGRSDGYEVMGANAGREALTDAGLDYSLIEQAFTSYVQGDSCSGQAALYGIGMSGIPVTNVNNNCASGSTAFALAAQAIEYGISECVMALGFEQMAPGAIEMMYPDRTSPLQRHTDAIVNLMSLDLQEAQLPPAVLMFGCQAEALMNDYGISEQALASIAVKARKHAEFNPYAIYREPLTIEQVLEQPPLYRGLRKLFACPPSCGAASVIVCSEEFAKKHNLDINITLKGSSWCSDKPQYFESNVLDVTFGALSQEACKQAYESAGVGPDDIDVIELHDCFTSNEVFTYSALGLCADHDLEKFILEGQNTYGGKVVIGPSGGLMAKGHPLGATGLAQITELVKQLRGQCGQRQVENARIALQHNGGIGSAGFVNIFERTT
- a CDS encoding class I adenylate-forming enzyme family protein; this translates as MRIIDFFDQGAALYPDNIAFHELTTGEKRTYKQVLEFSHKLASSLTLQGFGKGTKIGILGPNSNIAFECLIGLFRAEAVWLPVNPRNPVEINTDLLHRFDGDLLMFHSSYEDEALAIAHDAPNLKQIVCIDKDLDGENLQNWLVSADEHHQMGEGNDSDIMAIFPTGGTTGKSKGVMMSNKALETMFSNFYAHFNYYDNTNHLVVAPMTHSAGLMGAMHFARGGTNTIMTAVDPGEILKVIEQHKITHFFLPPTVMYMMLAHEDVSKYDYSSLQHFIVAAAPVSLSKLKEAIKVFGPVMTEVFGQSEAPAAICAKAPWDYINPDGSINEDRLKTVGRPCVLNQVAIMDDDNKPLPMGQAGEICVKGDIVNPGYYNNPEATQEAQIDGWLHTGDVGVMDKDGYIQIVDRKKDMIITGGFNVFPNEIEQVLNSQIEVQECAVIGIPDEKWGEAVKAIVLCKPGSIIEEQTLINLVKQELGSVKAPKSIDFVDDLPRSPAGKVLKTEIRKKYWNSENRMVN